A stretch of Imperialibacter roseus DNA encodes these proteins:
- a CDS encoding sensor histidine kinase → MRTRSIRLITSLGALSVAGVLLIQFLWIRQAYIAESRTFDHNLHLALRNVVESLCQTDGLDVPAYNPIEQISANYYIVRTSQVLQPQTLEYFLTAELNKRNIFTDFEYGIYDCQSQLMVYGNQVSENKGKLVKASFPSLKEDQYYFGVLFPSRQGYLLGRMDFLVYSSGGLLLVIGFFAYAMVVMTRQKRLSEIQRDFINNMTHEFKTPLSTIKLSAEVIRSANEKDSKERLHKYASLIEKEADRLQSHVEEVLQIALVEKNKLQLHMQLQSVADLLEEFDQTAREKVLAAGGKWQLECHCNGSKIKTDTLHFQNVLGNLLDNSIKYSEGAPVISLDVTDTGHEVLLTFKDEGRGIPAQSLKHVFKKFYRVPSGDVQDVSGFGLGLFYVKQIVKAHNGDITVSSTPGRGTTFRIKIPVVHEK, encoded by the coding sequence ATGAGGACTCGTTCAATCAGGCTTATCACCTCACTCGGAGCACTGTCAGTAGCCGGGGTTCTGCTGATCCAGTTTCTTTGGATCAGGCAGGCCTACATTGCTGAGTCCAGAACTTTCGACCATAACCTGCATCTCGCACTACGCAATGTTGTGGAGTCGCTGTGCCAAACCGATGGCTTGGATGTGCCTGCCTATAATCCCATTGAGCAGATATCTGCTAATTATTATATCGTACGAACTTCGCAGGTATTACAGCCCCAAACCCTGGAATACTTCCTGACCGCCGAATTGAACAAGCGGAATATTTTCACCGATTTTGAGTACGGTATATATGATTGCCAGTCCCAACTCATGGTCTATGGAAATCAGGTTTCAGAAAACAAAGGGAAGTTGGTCAAGGCGAGCTTCCCGTCGCTAAAAGAAGACCAGTATTATTTCGGGGTGCTGTTCCCCTCAAGGCAAGGATACCTCCTGGGCAGAATGGACTTTCTGGTGTACTCCTCGGGAGGGCTACTGCTTGTGATAGGGTTCTTTGCCTACGCCATGGTGGTGATGACAAGGCAAAAAAGACTCTCAGAAATTCAGAGGGATTTTATCAACAACATGACACATGAGTTCAAGACTCCCTTGTCGACCATTAAGCTGTCGGCAGAAGTAATCCGGTCGGCCAATGAAAAGGACTCGAAAGAACGACTTCACAAATATGCTTCTTTGATCGAAAAAGAGGCCGACAGATTGCAAAGCCATGTGGAAGAGGTGTTACAGATAGCGCTGGTAGAAAAAAATAAACTGCAATTACACATGCAGCTACAGTCAGTGGCCGACCTGCTAGAGGAGTTTGACCAGACTGCCCGGGAAAAAGTGCTGGCTGCTGGCGGGAAATGGCAGTTGGAATGCCATTGCAATGGCAGCAAAATAAAAACTGACACCCTCCACTTTCAAAATGTGCTGGGCAATTTGCTCGACAACTCCATCAAGTATTCGGAGGGTGCCCCCGTCATCAGCCTGGACGTTACCGACACTGGCCACGAGGTGCTCCTTACATTTAAGGACGAGGGCAGGGGCATTCCTGCTCAATCGCTGAAACACGTTTTCAAGAAATTTTACCGGGTGCCGTCCGGGGATGTGCAGGATGTTTCAGGTTTTGGATTGGGCTTGTTTTATGTAAAGCAAATCGTCAAAGCCCATAACGGTGACATTACGGTAAGTTCAACACCCGGAAGGGGAACAACTTTTCGAATCAAAATCCCAGTAGTTCATGAAAAATAG
- a CDS encoding CocE/NonD family hydrolase, producing the protein MKALIFSFLLSFLATPLVAQPQAWNIQREVVKIPMRDGVNLEAILYKPAGEGRFPAIVYRTPYGKDEYDGYAMFPLAAAKEGFAVFLVDVRGRFGSEGEFKAYHQERPDGYDLIEWVGKQPYVNGRVGTYGGSYPGIVQWLALSEAPEALKAAAPDMTPINSHYFYYFGGAFSMPWLDWFMPLIVPDLRKRANDPSGPWLDSDAYQQWAKDRDQWYKYRPLADMPLLKKYAPYYYDWLSHPDKSDWWDFASVEKDFEKMQAPAMLLSGWYDAAYGPLGAIQAFQEMKTKAATSVARENTKLILGPWNHTSVTVRKSHFGEVDFGPSAGFDFDRVLIDWFTLHLKEEEAPMPDPVSVFVMGANKWKTFSDWPVPNIESTTFYLVAGADNKSGELVMQPSKKAKTMSYTFDPNNPVYDKSFEKSYPYDQREIESREDVLVFTSEVLTKDIEVIGLVEAALAVSSSAKDTDFHVVLCDVYPDGTSINLSGLDAGYLRMRYREGLEKQVLMKPEKVYSISIDNMATANLFKAGHRIRMYITSSSFPHYDPNPNTGTNIATEANLIPAVNKVHVGGKNASKLILPTVKK; encoded by the coding sequence ATGAAAGCATTGATCTTTTCTTTTCTCCTCAGTTTTTTGGCAACCCCACTGGTGGCTCAGCCGCAAGCATGGAACATTCAACGGGAAGTGGTAAAAATTCCCATGAGGGACGGCGTCAACCTGGAGGCTATTCTGTACAAGCCAGCAGGAGAAGGTAGGTTTCCCGCTATTGTGTACAGGACGCCCTATGGCAAAGATGAGTATGATGGTTACGCCATGTTTCCCCTTGCTGCAGCAAAAGAAGGGTTTGCCGTTTTTCTGGTTGACGTCAGAGGTCGCTTCGGGAGCGAGGGAGAATTCAAAGCGTATCATCAGGAGCGGCCCGACGGCTACGACTTAATAGAATGGGTGGGTAAGCAGCCCTATGTAAACGGAAGAGTGGGAACCTATGGGGGCTCCTATCCAGGCATTGTTCAGTGGCTGGCCCTGTCCGAAGCGCCGGAGGCGCTCAAAGCTGCAGCACCCGACATGACACCGATCAATAGTCACTATTTTTATTACTTCGGTGGTGCTTTTTCAATGCCATGGCTCGATTGGTTTATGCCTCTGATTGTGCCTGACTTACGAAAAAGAGCCAACGACCCTTCTGGGCCCTGGCTCGACAGTGATGCCTACCAGCAATGGGCAAAAGACAGGGATCAGTGGTACAAATACCGGCCTCTGGCTGACATGCCGTTGCTTAAGAAATATGCGCCTTATTACTACGATTGGCTCTCGCACCCTGACAAATCGGACTGGTGGGATTTTGCTTCAGTTGAAAAGGACTTTGAGAAAATGCAGGCACCTGCTATGCTACTAAGTGGCTGGTATGATGCAGCTTATGGGCCTTTGGGAGCTATTCAGGCCTTTCAGGAAATGAAAACGAAAGCTGCTACATCGGTGGCGAGAGAAAACACCAAACTCATTCTTGGCCCTTGGAATCACACGTCTGTAACTGTAAGAAAATCGCATTTTGGTGAGGTCGACTTTGGGCCATCAGCGGGGTTTGACTTTGATAGGGTGTTGATTGACTGGTTCACCCTTCATTTAAAAGAAGAGGAGGCACCCATGCCCGACCCTGTCAGTGTTTTTGTGATGGGCGCTAATAAATGGAAAACGTTTAGCGACTGGCCCGTACCCAATATCGAAAGCACCACGTTTTATTTGGTCGCCGGTGCCGACAACAAAAGTGGGGAACTTGTAATGCAGCCGTCAAAAAAGGCGAAAACCATGTCTTACACCTTTGATCCAAATAATCCAGTGTATGATAAAAGTTTCGAAAAAAGCTATCCCTACGACCAAAGAGAAATTGAGAGCAGGGAGGATGTATTGGTGTTTACTTCCGAAGTTTTGACGAAGGATATCGAAGTGATTGGTCTGGTGGAAGCAGCTTTGGCTGTAAGTTCTTCAGCAAAGGACACAGATTTTCACGTAGTGCTATGCGATGTTTACCCTGATGGAACGTCCATTAACCTGAGTGGATTGGATGCTGGCTATTTAAGGATGCGCTACCGGGAAGGGCTTGAGAAGCAGGTGTTGATGAAGCCGGAGAAGGTTTATTCGATATCCATCGATAATATGGCTACGGCTAATTTGTTTAAAGCCGGGCATCGTATCAGAATGTACATTACCAGCAGCAGCTTTCCGCATTACGACCCGAACCCGAACACGGGAACTAATATTGCCACAGAAGCAAACCTGATTCCGGCTGTCAATAAAGTCCATGTGGGTGGTAAGAATGCCTCGAAATTGATCCTGCCGACTGTGAAAAAGTAG
- a CDS encoding DUF1573 domain-containing protein, which translates to MKKNIVALAGLFVAFIALSSFHPAAESLSFKAMTYDFGKIVKGAPASHNFEFTNPSSESITITKVTASCGCTVTDYTKGSIGEGSEGFVKATYNAAKAGAFSKTVSVYHSGSEAPIVLTIKGEVVE; encoded by the coding sequence ATGAAAAAGAACATTGTTGCACTAGCTGGGCTCTTCGTCGCCTTTATCGCTCTTTCAAGCTTTCATCCTGCCGCCGAGTCATTGTCATTCAAGGCAATGACTTACGACTTTGGTAAGATTGTAAAGGGTGCGCCCGCAAGCCACAACTTTGAATTTACGAACCCATCCAGCGAGTCAATTACTATCACTAAAGTGACAGCATCTTGTGGCTGCACTGTAACGGACTACACGAAAGGTAGTATTGGCGAGGGAAGTGAAGGGTTTGTGAAAGCTACTTATAATGCTGCAAAGGCAGGGGCTTTTAGCAAGACTGTGAGCGTTTATCACAGTGGCTCCGAAGCTCCTATTGTGCTGACCATTAAAGGAGAAGTAGTAGAATAG
- a CDS encoding universal stress protein codes for MNIKNILVPTDFSPCSKNAVRIAVDLSKKLGAKIHLINAIHVPTPHMDIGGQAMIEPMLEEYEEEVDKKFDALDEEIPGLKDVKHDHRAYVSFTIDAIYTAMETKKIDMIVMGTKGSHDTLEKLLGGVSSEVIRIADVPVLVVPEAIKKFNPKKIVFAADFNKIESIGRLSPLKDIAELFEAEITIVNVTEDDKFPFSRLVESFKVDKFLKNIKHSFETTKNDDVRAGLFEFAEKNSADMIVMMPRKHSLFEKIFKSSVTKKVAMGVKVPLLTFHE; via the coding sequence ATGAACATCAAAAACATACTTGTACCGACAGACTTCTCTCCGTGTTCGAAGAACGCTGTTAGAATTGCGGTAGACCTTAGCAAGAAGCTGGGTGCTAAAATCCACCTTATTAACGCCATTCATGTGCCAACGCCGCATATGGACATTGGTGGCCAGGCCATGATTGAGCCGATGCTTGAAGAGTATGAAGAGGAGGTTGACAAGAAATTCGACGCTTTGGATGAGGAAATTCCAGGGTTGAAGGATGTTAAGCACGATCATAGAGCCTATGTATCTTTCACCATTGACGCTATTTATACGGCAATGGAAACCAAGAAAATAGATATGATTGTGATGGGCACAAAAGGAAGTCATGATACACTTGAGAAGCTGCTCGGCGGGGTAAGCAGTGAAGTGATTAGAATTGCCGACGTGCCCGTGCTGGTAGTTCCCGAAGCTATAAAAAAATTCAACCCGAAGAAGATAGTATTTGCTGCTGACTTCAATAAGATAGAGTCAATAGGAAGGCTAAGTCCGCTGAAGGATATTGCCGAGCTTTTCGAAGCTGAAATCACAATCGTCAATGTTACTGAGGATGACAAATTTCCATTTAGCCGCCTGGTGGAGAGCTTCAAAGTCGACAAATTTCTTAAGAATATTAAGCACTCTTTCGAGACTACAAAGAATGATGATGTAAGAGCCGGGCTTTTTGAATTTGCCGAAAAAAACTCAGCTGACATGATTGTCATGATGCCTAGAAAGCATTCCCTTTTTGAGAAGATTTTCAAAAGCAGCGTTACGAAAAAGGTGGCTATGGGTGTCAAGGTGCCTTTGCTCACCTTTCACGAATAA
- a CDS encoding response regulator transcription factor yields MKNRPKLLLVEDDPSLGFVLKDNLEQGGYEVVHATNGLDAQQFFKTNTFDLCLLDIMLPKVDGFTLAKSIRATNSSVPILFITARSLQEDKLKGFSIGADDYITKPFSMEELLFRVAVFVKRTTPTEEKPTSQQLAIGEYTLNTDTLRLHFKDGETKLTRRENDLLFMLVCRKNQLVKRDDILLQLWGDDDYFAGRSLDVFVSRLRKYLRHDPNVQIENHHSVGFQLRVK; encoded by the coding sequence ATGAAAAATAGGCCAAAACTGTTACTGGTGGAGGATGACCCAAGCCTGGGCTTCGTGCTAAAGGATAACCTGGAGCAGGGTGGCTACGAGGTGGTTCATGCTACAAACGGACTGGATGCTCAACAATTTTTTAAAACCAACACCTTCGACCTGTGCCTTCTGGACATTATGTTGCCAAAAGTAGATGGGTTTACATTGGCAAAAAGCATCCGGGCAACTAATTCATCTGTTCCGATCCTTTTCATCACAGCCCGCTCGCTTCAGGAAGACAAGCTGAAGGGTTTTTCAATTGGAGCAGACGACTACATCACGAAGCCATTTAGTATGGAGGAGTTGCTTTTTCGTGTAGCGGTGTTTGTTAAAAGAACCACGCCTACAGAAGAAAAACCAACTTCTCAGCAGCTGGCCATTGGCGAGTATACGCTCAACACCGACACGCTCCGCTTGCATTTCAAAGATGGCGAAACCAAGCTGACAAGAAGAGAAAATGACTTGCTTTTCATGCTGGTGTGTCGCAAAAATCAGCTTGTGAAAAGAGATGACATTCTTTTGCAGCTCTGGGGCGACGACGACTATTTTGCCGGAAGAAGCCTTGACGTGTTTGTGTCACGTCTCAGAAAGTATCTCAGGCACGATCCGAATGTTCAAATTGAAAACCACCATAGCGTCGGTTTTCAGCTTAGAGTAAAATAA
- the chrA gene encoding chromate efflux transporter, whose amino-acid sequence MRNIRNFIFLKDVFILAITSFGGAQAHFAIILDRMVKLRAYLTEEELIELHALCNLLPGPTSTQTITAIGFKRGGPPLAYLTLLVWILPAVTVMTAAAILINSLQVKELSLHFTRFIQPMAIAFVAYSAVLIWGKVVKSRTSIFLAIGSAVISYFISSPYLFPVLLLAGGVISSTKYKRHEKEERQKINIVWANFFLWGGVLIFAALLGAATKYQAITLPIRLFENFYRNGSLIFGGGQVLVPFLYTEFVEFKRYLSSEEFLSGYALVQAIPGPTFSFSAFIGALTLREWGTSGEIMGAVIASIGVFLPGTFLIFFVSRFWDQLKKYRPVKASLEGINAASAGMVVAAAFLLYQPLEQNLLNILVIIITFLVLQFSKMPRPIIILIGFALGFVFKGQ is encoded by the coding sequence ATGCGCAATATTCGCAATTTCATCTTTCTCAAAGACGTTTTCATTCTCGCCATAACCTCGTTTGGTGGAGCACAAGCACACTTTGCCATTATTCTCGACAGGATGGTGAAGCTCAGGGCATATCTAACAGAAGAGGAGTTGATTGAGCTGCATGCGCTGTGCAACCTGCTACCGGGCCCCACCTCCACCCAAACAATCACCGCCATAGGCTTCAAAAGAGGAGGGCCGCCTTTGGCCTATCTGACGTTGCTGGTTTGGATTTTGCCGGCCGTGACTGTTATGACAGCGGCCGCCATCCTGATCAACAGCCTGCAGGTGAAAGAGCTCAGCCTCCATTTTACCCGATTCATCCAGCCCATGGCGATTGCCTTCGTTGCTTATTCTGCTGTGCTTATCTGGGGCAAGGTGGTAAAAAGCCGGACGAGCATCTTTTTAGCGATTGGGTCGGCGGTAATCTCCTATTTTATCAGCTCCCCCTATTTGTTCCCTGTACTTCTGCTTGCAGGTGGGGTGATTTCCTCCACCAAATACAAAAGGCACGAAAAAGAAGAGCGTCAAAAGATAAACATCGTATGGGCCAACTTTTTCCTTTGGGGAGGGGTGCTGATATTTGCAGCCCTACTTGGCGCAGCCACAAAATACCAGGCCATTACGCTGCCTATAAGGCTATTTGAGAACTTTTACCGGAACGGAAGCCTCATCTTTGGCGGCGGTCAGGTGCTTGTCCCTTTTCTTTACACAGAATTTGTTGAGTTTAAGAGATACCTAAGTTCCGAGGAGTTTCTTTCCGGCTACGCCCTGGTGCAAGCCATTCCCGGCCCTACCTTTTCCTTCAGTGCCTTTATTGGTGCGCTGACGTTGCGGGAATGGGGGACAAGCGGTGAAATAATGGGTGCGGTTATTGCCTCCATTGGTGTGTTTCTCCCAGGCACGTTCCTGATCTTCTTCGTATCCAGGTTTTGGGACCAGCTTAAAAAGTACCGGCCTGTGAAAGCTTCGCTAGAGGGGATCAACGCCGCCAGTGCGGGCATGGTAGTGGCGGCAGCTTTTTTGCTCTACCAGCCTCTTGAGCAAAACCTCCTCAACATTCTGGTGATCATCATTACTTTTCTGGTACTTCAGTTCAGCAAAATGCCCCGCCCCATTATAATTCTTATTGGCTTTGCGCTGGGTTTTGTATTTAAAGGCCAATAA